The genomic DNA AtggcgcacacacgcacacacacaacaatggGACTATCAGCCCACTTCAGCGCAGAGGGTCACGGCTGCACCTGCCTCTCTGGAGCTGGGCGGGGCTAAGGGACATACACTTTCCATCTTAAGTATTCAAAAAATGATTGTgaaactttattttactatttattttactgtgtcCACTCGTGCTAAGTGTTTCAATCTGAAGTTCACTCTTTCTCGTCCATAACATTTGTTGTAACTGGAAAGTAGACTACAGGTGAATATTTCtaaagcttttatttatttattttaatctccgGTTAAAGGTTTATGCCCCAAAGGAGATCTGACACCAGGTTGCCCTCATCAATCTGCCACGAGCCAGTGCAGCAATAAAAATTAGCATACCAATACACCACCCCGGCGTCCAATGGGGTAATAGGTCATTCACGGAGAGGGGGAACCCAACGTATAAAAGCTCTCCTCCGACCTAAAGAATCACAGACTTTCGGAATACCAATCGGCTGAACTACTCTGAACTACCGCGAACTAATCTCTCAGCATCATGACTCTGGAAGAGGTTCTTATTCAGGATAACAACATGGCAAGAGCTCCGTGCGCTGGAAAGATCTTGGAAGACGTTTTGGTCTCGGCTAAAACGAATGAGTGCCTCACCATTGGAGTGTACGAATCAGCAAAAGTTATGAATGTGTAAGTATGAGCTTTGATGTCAATTTCATGAATACTGACATgaaagtgtatgtgtgattCCCTGCTAAAAAGTTTCCGTGCAAGGTATTTATCTCGTTTTGCTTCTCATATTACAGAGACCCTGACAGCGTGGCTTTCTGCGTGCTGGCGACCGACGAGGAGTTTGAGTGCGACATCGCCCTGCAGATCCACTTCACCCTGATCCAGGCGTTCTGCTTCGACAACGACATCAGCATCGTCAGAGTGAGCGACATGCAGCGACTCTCTAACATTGTGGGCGACAAGTCCGTGGAACTCGAGGATGCCCACTGCGTTCTTATCACGGTATGCATTGCGCCAGAGTAAAATCGTCCTGAAATGACCGCGTAATACATTAATTGTGCTTCTTCATGTTTTACAATGTCGctcatgttatttatttcttgttttgcaGCAGAATCCTGCGGAAGGTTCGTGGCAGGACCCTGCTCTGGAGAAACTGCACCTGTTCTGTGAGGAAAGTCGCAGTCTGAACGAGTGGGTGCCGGAGATCACTCTCCCCGAGCGCTGAACCATGACTCTACAGCTCTCGACTGAGATTCTGTACGCCTGAAGGAGTATACGTCCTACGAAACAAGGACGGAAGAAACTCCAGACATCCCTGGATGTTCCTGATCGAGGATCTCGTCCCAGGAAGCGCGGTGGCAGCAGCGAGGATTCCCCTGCAGTCACCCGGTGGTCGGCTTGTGCCAGGATGACCCATCCTTTGTGCGGATGCGGTTTGGTGCGCCACAAGAGCGAAGGCACGAACTTTTCTCTGGAGTTCCGAGAGGAAATGTTGCGCTGGAGAATGACGTTTTAGGAGGCATGTACGCCTTGAAGACAGAGGggctttcatttgtttatttttgtcaacGAAACCTTTCTTTTTAGAAGTCAAACACCTGTTGATTCACTGTTTTGGATCAAATCTGCTTCCAGTAGTTTCAATTTAACGATGCTTcatgaaaacaataaacatgcaaacattacataatggctgtgcagattgtTTATTAAGAAATCAGATGAGCCTAtgaatattgttttgtttagtgtttttttttaacctgacACCAGGAGAAAaatatgttgcagtgaaaataatttcaaaaatatatttaatggaattttcattgaatgtcccttatCTCAAGAGCTCTGGGTAGCCAAAATTGAATGTCCTTTGAGGTCGCAGGGTCTAATTTGCCGTTGGCTAAATTCAGAATATAGTTACACTGGTGGTTTCTAAATGCCACCAATCGTTTAAGGAAATTATCGTGTTTGTTTACATGGATCATGCAGTGTTGCAGTTACTACACTTTTCTTGGGAGGGGTAGATATTCCAATGCGGTACGTATTTGCATAAAAGGGAGCAATGAGTTCGCTGCCCGGAGCTGTAGAACCCGCGGATCTGCATGTGTATAGTGCGGGGAACAATAGCAGCGCTGCGCCTGGTGACACGAGGGGTCACCCACAGAAGCGCTATTGTGCGGCGGCAGATGTCCTCTACTAACGCCGCTCCATCTGCCAGCGAGGGGAGCGGGGATGGtcggcggggggcgggggtcagGTTCTATTGTCAGAGTGCCCATTCAGCTGCTGCATTGTTTACCGCAGGCGCTACCGCGTAAGCTCCCCGCGTGCAGGCTGCTAAACTCTCCGCCAAGAACTCAATGGGATCAAGTTACAGAGTTTCTACGAAACAATTTCAATTGCGTGTTGGGGGAGAACGAGACCAACCCAGACCCCAGCAGGATGCTATTCATAACATTAATAACATAATCGCATAACATACTCGAATCAAATATTCGAAAATAGCCCCtaaatctaaaaatgtaaaaatcacgCATGAATAAGCATGAATCAACTATCTTAGTTGAAAATGACTCTTCCTAGATGCCTAATATATTTGCATGCAGTCCGTCTTATTCATCATGAATAAGTTGTTAATTATTAATTGGCCTTAAAATGTTCAGGAACTTGCTGCTGTGTACAAAAGGTCCATACTACAAAAGCTCACCACTGGCCATGCAATGTCTCACTTCCTTTCACAGTGAGATAAACATATTTTCGCAAATTGCAGACCTCATCAATGTAATTATTCAGAATTTATAAAATAAGTTATAAAATATTATAGGCCGTAATGATATGAGCATGCAAGTAAACATTCAATAGGCGATAGGACATTCAATGTCCTATCTtgactgttttttaaaatgtcataatCACACAgtaatgtgtgcctgtgtgtgcttgtgtgtattttcCTTAACGAGACCGAGGTTACAGGGTCAAATGTAGCAATCGAATGTGAAACAGCAGAAGGCATTTAACCTAAATTACCTTTATTCATATTCTTTGGATAATGATGCGCCATATTTCActcattttccatttatttaacCCCCGAGACCCACTGTGAGCCGGCACCCTCTTATACACGTGCCCTGAATGTACACATGAAATACAACTTGTTTTCGCCGTATGCATCATATCCATCATTCACAGAAGTCCAGGATAATGATTTGGAGTGGAGAAATATGCACACTACCCGAGTAATTTTTGTACGAAAGAACTTTTAATGTCACCTTCTCGGCACATTACCGCGCTAATCCCCTCTGTCCCATTATGTAACAGACAATAGGAAAGAGCCGTACTCCGAGACCAGCGCTTTGGGTTATCTCTGAAAACaagtttcataaaaaaaaaagcaaaaaaaaaagcaattcattaaaaatacaatgtatAAACTTCAGTTCCAATGAAGACGTTGTTTAtaaaatgcttatttttgtGTCAGCTTCTAGTTCAGAACTTCAGAGTCACAATGTTGGGTGCCATATTTCAAGGTTAACCAGCTGAAGTGACCCATCCTTGCCACTAGGGGTAGCTAGAGCGCTGAAGTTTATTTTCgcagatttgtttttttatttctggctGCTGCGCAATCCTTGCGCAACTGAAACATGTCAGCAGATTTGCTTTTTTGGACATAGCTGGCTCCTGGATACAGCTAACCTGACCCACAGGCTAAGAAATatacaatcactgagcactttattaggaacacctgtatgtctacatattcatgcgattatctaatcagccaatcgtgtggcagcagtgcaatgtatacaatcatgtagatatgggtcaggagcttcagttaatgttcacatcaaccatcagaaatgtgatctaaatgaagttgaccatggaatgattggtgacagacagggtggtttgagtatctcacggttttcactcacaacagtctctagagtttactcagaatggagttaaaaaaacgaaaaacacatccagtgagcagcagttctgtgggcagaaacgccttgctaatgagagaggtcagaggagaagggccagactggtcaatgctgacaggaaggtgacagtaacgcaaataaccccacattacaacagtggtatgcagaagagcatctctgaacacacaatgtgtcaaacctttaagtgggtAGGCAAAAGCAGACTTGATCGTTAACTTGTGCATAACAATGTCTGCATAACGATGTGTGCATAACGATGTCTGGTTATGTCTAAATCTAAACACAGCCTTAATGCTGAATGGTGTATTGGACACAAAGGTCAAGTTGTATTAAACCAATTTCCAGATAGGACATTATCCCACAACAAACATATTCTTACCTGCCCCACGCCTAATCTTCTTATGAAATGTAGCccgcctattttttattttatttatccctCAGttattgcatgtttgtgtgtgaatcctCCTGCCCACCACCcaaacacaaagacatacaaaagaaaataagtgaaattattttttccaacttctttccccccttctcccttgttctttctctctgccctttcctcctccctccccaaacCCTTACCAACCACCCCTGTGGGGACAACACCACTAATATTTTCAAtatgtattcatttgtttttctttattatgccTTCTGTTCATGTTTTGAAGAATAATTCACTAGTAGTTGGTGATGCCATAAATAAACACTTAAATTGGGATACAACTAATTCATTAATTACGGTTCTTTTAACAGAACTGGTCAGATGTTTCCCTTTCCATGGCAGCTGAATTTTCTAGATTTTACCAAGtttattattaaaattgatTATTGAAATTTCATTCATATTCTCTGGAATGTGGTTACCAAGATCAAGTACATTAACCGATCCATCTGAATTGCATGGGAGTGTGAATTGTGTATAATTTGGCTTTAGCCCAAAGAAGTTTAAAAAGTCATTAAGGCATGCATCTTGCATTTCTAAACctctaatattattatttgattGTAATTTTATCGCGAGTAATtgccataataaataaatatggtgaTGAAGGGCAGCCATGTTTTACCCCCCCCCGTGGAAGTGCAATGGACTTTGAAATATTTGTAACTTTAGACGCTATTATACATAACCTTAACCCAATTCATTAAagaatccccaaaataaaacatttcgaAACATTTGTAAATTAAATCTCATCTTATTTTATCAAAGGTGTTCTCAAAATCTGCTGTAATATTCAAACCTGGTTTCTTTACTTTATCATACTGTTCTAGGATTTAAAGTAATTTTCCATTATTCACAATATTTCGGCCTTGCATAAAACCTGACTGGTCATGGTGTATAATACCAGACAAGACATTTTTCATACGTAATGCTACGCATTTAGCTAATATTTTAGCATCGAAACActgaagatttatttttatgccatcaaatatattttgtggCATAACAAATTGAATTGTAAATACTTTAAATTCAGCCAAGTCAACACGCTTAACTACtctgaaacattttttacaagTTGGACTGTAAAATAATTACCTTTCATTGGGAAATTTATTTTCGTCAATACATCTGGGACTGAAAATCAGATAACCCTTTGATAGACAATGGTATTTCTCTCGAATGTATCCAATTGCCATCtggacataacataacacagtaGGGTATAAATGAATCTGGACATACCTTCATACAGTAGGGTATAAATGATGCGTAGCCTGCAGACCGCTTGAGAAGCACCGCCCCCTCACATGACGCTTAcgtctaatgggaggggctatataaagcaccaaccttacctgtttagggccttgctcatttTGCACGCTCTGCCATGCTATGCTGCCTGCTAGCTGTTGCCGCCTCTGCCCTGATGCAATCATacaaagctgccctgctgcctggttaATTCTGCAGGCTAacgcctggctctttctgctgcactgcctgTTTTGGAATGCTGCCTTTGCCCATATTGCATGCTATTGCCACTTTCGCAAGCAGCTTTTGCCCAAATTCTCCTGCTATTCCTAATTGATGCCTTCAAAATCTTAGTGCTCCCATCACCACCCTCTCTGCTTCTCAAGATCCCTGTGAGGGGGGAGGCTTTGTAGCCACTTGCTGTTTCAGCAGGCTTCACAACAGGGAGTGATGAAAGGCAAACAGCTTCAGCTGAAGCCAAAGTGTGCATtcacattaaacctcaataaatactGCTTAACTCATTGCTGTCTGATTGAACTAAAATATGAGCAGAACTGAGTTGATAGGTatggtacaggtgagtgtttaGGTGATGGTACAGAGTTGAgaggtgtggtacaggtgtttAGGTGATGGTACGGAGTTGAGAGGtgtggtacaggtacaggtgagtgtttaGGTGATGGTACAGAGTTGAgaggtgtggtacaggtgtctgTAGGCGCAGATCCAGTCCTGGCGAGGGTTGGTGACGGGGAGCAGGATAGTGGGCGGGGCCTCGAGGTCTCGCCGCTTGTGGGCATGGTGTAGCAGGATGCGGTACACCCCGGTAAGGTTGCTCTGCTGGCTGGGTTGCCGGTTGTTGCGGATGTGCTGGGCGGTGATGCCCAGGTCCTCCAGGGCGGCCTGAACCTCCAGCTCCACCTCGTCCAGCTCGCCTGGCTGTGCCAGGAACTGCGGGTTGAGGCGGAAGGGCCTGATTGGCCGGGGCGAGGTGACGGACAGGAGCCACTCGCATCCGCTCATCTGGTCGGGGGTGGGGCGGTGGGCGGGGTTCGGGCGCAGGATGGCACGGATGAGCCGCTGGCAGGGGGCGGGGACACCAGGGGGGACGGCGTAGGCACCTCCCAGGATGCACTGCTTCAGCAGGGGCACGGTGTGGGCACGGAAGGGCATGGCGGCGGTGGTGATGAAGAACAGGAGCACGCCCAGAGCCCACACGTCCACCGGCCGCCCCTCGTACCCCTGCTCCTGGAACAGTTCCGGTGCGGCGTAGGGGGCGGAGCCACAGAACGTGCTGAGGGTCTGGTCCCGCCCACACACCGCGCTGAAGCCGAAATCGCCCACCTTTACACAGCCTCCACATGTGTAGAACACATTCTCCGCCTTCAGGTCCCGGTGGATGATGTCTT from Conger conger chromosome 12, fConCon1.1, whole genome shotgun sequence includes the following:
- the LOC133141416 gene encoding serine/threonine-protein kinase NIM1-like, with translation MTAVCVNRGSALGGTTSKKCQMGSAPRPAAGGPPRPLTPLQQLNLALCEETMLREVAVGRRLGLYKVRGEIGRGSFSRVKLGLHALTADKVAIKVLDKTRLDQHTLRLLSQEVDSMERLHHPNVIRLYEVLETPSRLHLVMEYASGGDLFTKISTAGKLSDSNSKIVFRQILSAVNHMHEKDIIHRDLKAENVFYTCGGCVKVGDFGFSAVCGRDQTLSTFCGSAPYAAPELFQEQGYEGRPVDVWALGVLLFFITTAAMPFRAHTVPLLKQCILGGAYAVPPGVPAPCQRLIRAILRPNPAHRPTPDQMSGCEWLLSVTSPRPIRPFRLNPQFLAQPGELDEVELEVQAALEDLGITAQHIRNNRQPSQQSNLTGVYRILLHHAHKRRDLEAPPTILLPVTNPRQDWICAYRHLYHTSQLCTIT
- the LOC133142240 gene encoding growth arrest and DNA damage-inducible protein GADD45 gamma-like isoform X1, with protein sequence MTLEEVLIQDNNMARAPCAGKILEDVLVSAKTNECLTIGVYESAKVMNVDPDSVAFCVLATDEEFECDIALQIHFTLIQAFCFDNDISIVRVSDMQRLSNIVGDKSVELEDAHCVLITQNPAEGSWQDPALEKLHLFCEESRSLNEWVPEITLPER
- the LOC133142240 gene encoding growth arrest and DNA damage-inducible protein GADD45 gamma-like isoform X2, which translates into the protein MTLEEVLIQDNNMARAPCAGKILEDVLVSAKTNECLTIGVYESAKVMNVDPDSVAFCVLATDEEFECDIALQIHFTLIQAFCFDNDISIVRVSDMQRLSNIVGDKSVELEDAHCVLITNPAEGSWQDPALEKLHLFCEESRSLNEWVPEITLPER